A genome region from Alkalimarinus coralli includes the following:
- a CDS encoding ChrR family anti-sigma-E factor — MANYHPSDELLMQFTAGQMSNALGIMVACHLEACQDCRNRIRVYEQLGGEIIQETPPVEVSGNLLSKVLSRLDEPEPDQSKLKQASIVADPRIPRPLTRFVPGYFDQLEWTGLSKSIKEYKLPISDQHYTAKLYKIAAGKELPVHTHKGNEFTLVMDGSFSDNAGQYHKGDFILADTQTVHQPKADDHSDCICFAVLDAPLKMTGFFGRMLNPFLG; from the coding sequence ATGGCTAATTATCATCCTTCTGACGAACTTTTAATGCAATTTACCGCAGGACAAATGTCCAACGCTTTGGGCATTATGGTCGCCTGCCACTTGGAAGCGTGTCAGGATTGCAGAAACCGAATAAGAGTCTACGAGCAACTGGGTGGCGAGATAATACAAGAAACACCGCCCGTTGAAGTCAGCGGTAACCTGCTGTCTAAAGTGCTTTCACGATTAGATGAACCAGAGCCCGATCAGTCGAAATTAAAGCAGGCAAGCATAGTGGCCGATCCGCGCATACCAAGACCATTAACTCGCTTTGTGCCTGGTTACTTCGACCAGCTGGAATGGACGGGGCTGTCTAAAAGCATCAAAGAGTATAAACTGCCAATTTCTGATCAGCACTACACCGCAAAGTTATACAAAATAGCTGCGGGCAAAGAGCTTCCTGTCCACACTCATAAAGGAAATGAGTTCACACTGGTGATGGACGGTAGCTTCTCAGACAACGCAGGCCAATATCATAAAGGCGATTTTATTCTGGCAGATACTCAAACGGTACACCAACCTAAAGCAGATGATCACAGCGATTGCATCTGCTTCGCGGTACTGGATGCGCCGCTGAAAATGACCGGCTTTTTTGGACGAATGCTTAACCCGTTTTTGGGTTAA
- a CDS encoding CheR family methyltransferase, producing the protein MSSPPPGAADEYQQFRDFLQDACGILLGDNKQYLVKSRLRKIMEEEGVESLGALVQQLKKISARGLKERVVDAMTTNETLWFRDNHPFRILSDILLPEFADKRGIKPVRIWSAACSTGQEPYSMTMVADEFKRAKPGKLKNGIQVVATDISQTVLSNAKSGEYEMLAIGRGLSKERLNAYFTEQQAGTWKIKPELRRQIDFRLLNLLDRYSILGKFDVIFCRNVLIYFSAELKLDILSRMHQALNPGGYLVLGASESLNGLADKFEMVQCRPGIIYRAI; encoded by the coding sequence TTGAGCTCACCCCCGCCAGGGGCAGCCGACGAATATCAGCAGTTTAGGGACTTTTTGCAGGATGCTTGCGGGATACTGCTGGGCGATAACAAACAATATCTGGTAAAAAGTCGACTAAGGAAAATCATGGAAGAGGAGGGGGTTGAATCCCTTGGGGCGCTGGTTCAGCAATTGAAGAAAATATCTGCCAGAGGGTTGAAAGAGCGGGTGGTCGATGCGATGACCACTAACGAAACGTTGTGGTTTAGGGACAATCATCCGTTTAGAATATTAAGTGATATTTTGCTTCCTGAGTTTGCGGATAAGCGAGGTATTAAGCCCGTTAGAATATGGTCTGCCGCTTGTTCCACAGGCCAAGAGCCATATTCGATGACCATGGTTGCAGATGAGTTTAAACGGGCCAAACCCGGCAAGCTTAAGAATGGTATTCAAGTGGTCGCCACTGATATATCCCAGACAGTGTTGTCCAATGCCAAGTCTGGCGAATACGAGATGCTGGCTATTGGTAGGGGGTTGTCGAAAGAGCGGCTGAATGCCTATTTTACTGAGCAGCAAGCGGGTACGTGGAAAATCAAACCAGAGCTTCGGCGCCAGATTGATTTCAGATTGTTGAATCTGCTGGATCGATATTCAATTCTTGGTAAGTTTGATGTGATTTTTTGCAGAAACGTGCTGATATATTTCTCTGCCGAGCTGAAACTGGATATTCTTTCGCGAATGCATCAAGCACTTAACCCCGGGGGGTATCTGGTTTTGGGTGCATCAGAGTCGCTGAATGGCCTGGCAGACAAATTTGAAATGGTTCAGTGTCGGCCAGGGATTATATATCGCGCTATTTAG
- a CDS encoding chemotaxis protein CheV — protein MAGVLDSVNQRTQLVGENRLELLLFRLRGEQIYGINVFKVKEVLQCPKLAMMPKRNPVVRGVAHIRGGTIPIMDMGMATGQAPIPEDQINSSFVIITEYNRKTQGFLVGGVERIVNLNWGEIHPPPKGAGKENYLTAVTQLDDKLVEIIDVEKILAEVSPVEDTVTAGIITEEQTEKAQRFRVLVVDDSLVARKQIQNCLQAVGFEVITKNDGQQALNYLREQAEAGVDIKEHLALMISDVEMPEMDGYTLTTNCKADPRLADLYIMLHTSLSGVFNKAMVEKVGADDFMAKFSPDELAERVMTVVDQLHH, from the coding sequence ATGGCTGGTGTTTTGGATAGTGTTAACCAGAGAACTCAGCTGGTTGGCGAGAATCGACTTGAGTTGTTGTTGTTTCGATTACGAGGCGAACAGATATACGGTATAAACGTCTTTAAAGTTAAAGAAGTATTGCAGTGTCCAAAGCTCGCAATGATGCCAAAGCGTAACCCCGTGGTGAGAGGCGTTGCTCATATAAGAGGGGGAACTATTCCTATTATGGATATGGGAATGGCGACCGGGCAAGCACCTATACCTGAAGACCAGATAAACAGTAGCTTCGTTATTATTACCGAGTACAACCGTAAAACTCAGGGCTTTCTAGTCGGGGGCGTTGAGCGTATTGTTAACCTGAACTGGGGGGAAATTCACCCACCACCAAAGGGGGCAGGTAAGGAGAATTATCTGACTGCTGTGACTCAGTTAGATGACAAGTTGGTTGAAATTATCGATGTTGAAAAAATTCTCGCAGAAGTATCCCCTGTAGAAGACACCGTCACAGCAGGGATTATTACAGAAGAACAAACAGAAAAGGCGCAGCGTTTTCGGGTGCTGGTGGTTGATGATTCTTTGGTCGCCCGTAAACAGATCCAAAACTGCTTGCAGGCTGTAGGGTTTGAGGTCATCACTAAAAATGATGGTCAGCAGGCGCTCAACTACCTGCGTGAGCAGGCGGAGGCAGGCGTTGACATTAAAGAGCACCTTGCGTTGATGATATCTGATGTTGAAATGCCTGAGATGGATGGTTACACCCTCACAACCAACTGCAAGGCAGACCCTCGATTGGCTGACCTCTATATCATGCTGCATACCTCTCTTAGCGGTGTTTTTAACAAAGCGATGGTTGAAAAGGTGGGGGCAGATGATTTTATGGCTAAGTTCAGCCCGGATGAATTGGCTGAGCGCGTTATGACAGTCGTAGACCAATTACATCACTGA
- the flgA gene encoding flagellar basal body P-ring formation chaperone FlgA, with protein MPCLDKYCLLLISIGHFLKVRRAILVLLLLFSITPVNASTFSEWASQETRFFLDEYSQTLASEKNYRSNYKIGNIDPRLNLTKCSTPLSFTFQGDPLERNKNTIKVVCSDKKRWSIFVGAEINIYKEVWVASQTLPRGQRVKKSDLERAEIQVNKFRKGYFVNQQNIVGMLLRRSIQAGDVFYPGLLLPPKVVARGDTVVISALSDTISVQMMGTAMSDGKLGQQIPVKNKKSQRVVRATVISKGQVVVPM; from the coding sequence GTGCCTTGTTTAGACAAATACTGCTTACTTCTCATTAGCATAGGCCATTTTTTAAAAGTTCGCAGAGCTATTTTAGTTCTATTGTTACTTTTCAGCATCACACCTGTTAATGCATCTACTTTTAGCGAATGGGCTTCTCAAGAGACCCGTTTTTTTCTTGATGAATATAGCCAAACACTCGCCTCGGAAAAAAATTACCGCTCCAATTATAAAATCGGCAACATTGATCCGCGTTTGAATCTCACAAAATGCAGTACGCCTCTTTCCTTTACCTTTCAGGGCGACCCTTTGGAGAGAAACAAAAATACAATAAAAGTGGTTTGCAGTGATAAAAAGCGATGGTCAATATTTGTCGGTGCTGAAATTAATATATACAAAGAGGTCTGGGTGGCAAGCCAGACGCTGCCACGGGGCCAAAGGGTAAAAAAGTCCGACCTGGAACGCGCTGAAATTCAAGTCAATAAGTTTCGAAAAGGCTACTTTGTTAATCAACAAAACATCGTAGGAATGCTTTTACGACGATCAATCCAGGCCGGTGACGTTTTCTATCCAGGGCTGCTACTACCCCCTAAAGTGGTTGCGCGAGGCGACACCGTTGTTATAAGCGCGCTATCAGACACGATATCCGTTCAGATGATGGGCACAGCGATGAGTGACGGCAAACTGGGCCAACAAATACCGGTGAAAAATAAAAAATCTCAACGAGTCGTTAGGGCAACGGTGATATCAAAGGGGCAGGTTGTTGTTCCGATGTAA
- the flgM gene encoding flagellar biosynthesis anti-sigma factor FlgM, whose protein sequence is MAIDINGINPNRPGSSQSRSVETQQPRQKVDNSAQDKQQAPTEKRGESVSFSGKAKDFQQIEASLKSLPEVDSDKVAKIRAALEDGSYTVSPENVAQKMLDMEKHIF, encoded by the coding sequence ATGGCAATCGACATTAACGGAATAAACCCGAACCGACCGGGTAGCTCCCAAAGCAGGAGTGTTGAAACTCAGCAGCCTCGTCAAAAAGTTGACAACTCAGCACAGGACAAACAGCAGGCACCGACTGAAAAAAGAGGTGAAAGCGTAAGTTTCAGTGGCAAAGCAAAAGACTTTCAGCAAATTGAAGCGAGCTTGAAAAGCTTACCTGAGGTAGATTCAGATAAAGTGGCCAAGATACGCGCGGCCCTAGAAGACGGAAGCTATACTGTCTCACCTGAAAATGTGGCCCAGAAAATGCTTGATATGGAGAAACACATTTTCTGA
- a CDS encoding flagella synthesis protein FlgN, whose amino-acid sequence MPLLIDRLKTLLQEDIQDLTRLSELLNKERTALKERSNDSLKLLTSEKSSRIKSIEHRAKEKAKLFIDAGHQIRKGEFEKVIADIPDPELQALWRKVNVGLRFCQDQNTINGKVVSHSLKRVNKLMDIVRGQHNKPNLYGSSGKESSIGGLNSIAKA is encoded by the coding sequence ATGCCGCTTTTAATTGATCGACTCAAGACTCTGCTGCAAGAAGATATTCAAGACCTTACCCGCTTAAGCGAACTGTTAAACAAAGAGCGCACTGCTTTAAAAGAGCGCTCTAACGACTCTCTCAAGCTACTAACCAGCGAAAAATCCTCCCGAATAAAGTCCATCGAGCATCGCGCTAAAGAAAAAGCCAAACTATTCATTGATGCCGGCCATCAGATTAGAAAGGGTGAATTTGAAAAAGTAATCGCCGATATTCCTGACCCGGAACTACAAGCATTGTGGAGAAAGGTGAATGTAGGGCTAAGATTCTGTCAAGATCAAAACACCATCAATGGAAAGGTCGTCAGCCACTCCCTTAAGCGCGTTAACAAGCTAATGGATATTGTGAGAGGGCAGCATAACAAACCCAACCTTTACGGTTCATCAGGCAAAGAAAGCTCTATTGGTGGGCTTAACTCAATAGCAAAGGCCTGA
- a CDS encoding GGDEF domain-containing protein, translating to MSFKIQDINLPIKLIQEAQAYLFRKRFFYRFSDIVEAKYIQYMLSSYQLENRLYPILGGLGLVIFLIADHLVIPEIFSQVATIRALGAVIILSMVCFTYYYPSYRWQQLILCVGGLIIHLSLVLIGVLAANSGHYHYQFGPIVTIFFISNVIRVGFSYALPATILMFASQVFAITLLTDISHEQVTEILFIYSFVTIISLIVNGRMEFEIRKNFLRILLLNHEQEQLIKTQDELRKLSTSDSLTGLYNRRYFNKHIEREWLSAIRHKTPISVLMIDVDDFKQYNDSQGHLAGDDALSAIGKTLHQSIKRPDDLVARYGGEEFIATLPHSDAESAQSVAQNMLTEIYKLNIDHPDASHCNRLTISIGYCSVIPDQEQSIKDLLKCADDALYESKRKGKNCISMGKCSN from the coding sequence TTGTCATTTAAAATTCAGGATATTAATTTACCCATTAAGCTGATTCAGGAGGCTCAGGCATACCTTTTCAGAAAGCGTTTTTTCTACCGGTTTAGCGATATCGTTGAAGCTAAGTATATTCAATATATGCTTTCGAGTTACCAGTTAGAAAACCGTTTATACCCTATTCTTGGGGGGCTGGGGCTTGTTATTTTTTTGATAGCGGACCATTTGGTAATCCCCGAAATATTCAGCCAAGTTGCAACCATTCGAGCGTTAGGCGCTGTCATTATCCTATCGATGGTATGCTTTACGTACTACTACCCTTCTTACCGTTGGCAACAGCTTATTCTCTGTGTCGGTGGTTTGATCATTCATCTTTCATTGGTACTCATTGGCGTTTTGGCGGCCAACAGTGGGCATTATCATTACCAGTTTGGCCCCATAGTCACAATTTTCTTTATAAGTAACGTTATACGTGTCGGGTTTAGCTATGCCCTGCCCGCAACCATTTTAATGTTCGCCTCTCAAGTCTTTGCTATCACCTTATTGACCGACATATCCCACGAACAGGTTACGGAAATACTTTTTATCTATTCATTCGTCACCATAATCAGCCTGATTGTGAATGGTAGAATGGAGTTCGAGATCAGAAAAAATTTCTTACGCATTCTGTTACTGAACCATGAGCAGGAGCAATTGATAAAAACTCAGGACGAGCTACGTAAATTATCCACTTCTGATAGCCTCACCGGCCTTTATAACAGGCGCTATTTTAATAAACATATCGAGCGGGAGTGGCTCAGCGCAATCCGGCATAAAACCCCCATATCCGTGCTCATGATTGATGTTGATGACTTCAAGCAGTATAACGACTCACAAGGTCACCTGGCAGGTGATGATGCCTTATCAGCTATCGGTAAAACGCTGCACCAGAGCATCAAACGGCCAGATGATTTAGTCGCCAGATATGGAGGAGAAGAGTTTATTGCCACACTTCCTCACAGCGACGCAGAATCTGCGCAAAGTGTTGCCCAAAATATGCTCACCGAGATATACAAGCTTAATATTGACCACCCTGATGCATCCCATTGCAACCGACTTACAATTAGCATAGGTTACTGTTCAGTTATCCCAGATCAGGAACAATCGATAAAAGATCTGTTAAAATGCGCGGACGATGCACTTTACGAATCCAAACGTAAGGGGAAAAACTGCATTTCAATGGGAAAATGCAGCAATTAA
- a CDS encoding peptidylprolyl isomerase: MRRHTTFIKSLLLSLSFIFSSIAVAADDPSAVSDTKVLIETNYGNITLKLNPEKAPITVKNFLSYVDSGFYTKTIFHRVIPGFMIQGGGFYKSMDKLPTKAPIRNEAANGLHNNRGTIAMARTNDPHSASSQFFINVANNNFLDYSSQSMGYASFGKVIDGMDVVDKIATVKTTRRNMHANIPVDPVVIKKMSVIK, translated from the coding sequence ATGCGTAGGCACACAACTTTCATTAAATCTCTGTTGCTCTCATTGTCTTTTATATTCAGTTCAATCGCAGTCGCTGCCGACGACCCATCTGCGGTCAGCGATACCAAGGTACTGATAGAAACGAACTACGGAAATATCACGCTCAAATTAAACCCGGAAAAAGCCCCCATTACTGTCAAGAACTTCCTGAGCTACGTAGACAGCGGGTTTTACACCAAGACTATATTTCACCGCGTCATTCCTGGTTTTATGATTCAGGGCGGGGGGTTTTATAAGAGTATGGATAAACTACCTACGAAGGCTCCAATTAGAAATGAAGCGGCCAACGGCCTGCACAATAATCGTGGCACCATCGCAATGGCGCGCACCAATGACCCGCACTCAGCCTCTTCGCAATTTTTTATCAATGTTGCCAACAACAACTTCCTTGACTACAGCTCACAGAGCATGGGATACGCAAGTTTTGGTAAAGTGATTGATGGAATGGATGTGGTAGATAAAATAGCCACGGTCAAAACAACCCGGCGTAATATGCACGCGAATATCCCGGTTGACCCTGTCGTAATCAAAAAAATGTCCGTTATCAAATAG